In Rutidosis leptorrhynchoides isolate AG116_Rl617_1_P2 chromosome 2, CSIRO_AGI_Rlap_v1, whole genome shotgun sequence, one genomic interval encodes:
- the LOC139892499 gene encoding uncharacterized protein translates to MEHYKSRNNDFFYFTNPHDDASQLDDTDYDDSQFHDSFDDDERSCDFNFHTCRPQNITQSPSSNFQTSGVMNLNDSVTTSSVNEFRGFDIIQLDDRMKGVFDKVNRTIEGIGVRISRLEDETCRIDKRVEDVKETEERYHGMKHSKLQKMQILLQEVQNGVLFLRDRHEIAETKLQVAKLQVLMKDKPTPAQTNPQHQQQPSTASQSSCYVPFYPFSNQSNVTLSPGVYHHHPAFPQAPEVNVQQHVIPLNQQFQTPNTSSYRLPQSIHVESSRNYKSEFHAKYMPESDSFPGLYTPGGPPSSYEFSNLKPDEFYLHTLEESSRNSYNHTPVIQSLPHALPTAINLEDESSSEENVNAITADNIIDNVTAMGFRRDLVRACVTELTVNGSPVDLNAVLDSIMKWK, encoded by the exons ATGGAACATTACAAGTCCCGTAACAACGATTTCTTCTACTTCACAAACCCTCACGATGATGCTAGTCAATTAGACGACACGGATTACGATGATTCTCAATTTCACGATTCTTTTGATGATGATGAACGTAGCTGTGATTTCAATTTTCACACTTGTCGTCCTCAAAATATTACTCAATCACCGTCATCTAATTTCCAG ACAAGTGGTGTGATGAATTTGAATGACAGTGTGACTACTTCATCAGTTAATGAATTTAGGGGTTTTGACATAATTCAGTTAGATGATAGAATGAAGGGAGTTTTTGATAAAGTAAACCGCACAATTGAAGGTATTGGTGTGCGAATCTCTCGCTTGGAGGATGAAACTTGCAGGATTGATAAGCGTGTGGAGGATGTGAAGGAAACTGAGGAAAGGTATCATGGAATGAAGCACAGCAAGTTGCAGAAGATGCAAATTCTTTTACAAGAG GTGCAAAATGGTGTTCTATTTTTGAGAGATAGGCACGAAATTGCGGAAACAAAACTTCAGGTTGCTAAACTTCAAGTTTTAATGAAAGATAAACCAACCCCTGCTCAAACAAACCCACAACACCAGCAACAACCATCGACCGCTTCACAGTCATCTTGCTATGTACCATTTTATCCGTTTTCTAACCAATCGAATGTCACTTTGTCACCAGGTGTTTATCATCATCATCCAGCATTCCCCCAAGCTCCTGAAGTCAACGTTCAGCAACATGTAATTCCTCTAAATCAGCAATTCCAGACACCTAACACATCATCTTATCGTTTACCCCAATCGATACATGTTGAATCCTCTAGAAACTACAAATCTGAATTTCATGCTAAGTACATGCCCGAGTCTGATAGTTTTCCCGGGCTTTACACTCCCGGGGGACCACCATCATCATATGAATTCTCAAATTTAAAACCTGATGAATTCTATCTGCATACACTAGAAGAAAGTAGTAGGAATAGTTACAATCATACCCCGGTAATTCAATCATTGCCTCATGCATTACCAACTGCAATTAATTTAGAAGATGAATCAAGTTCTGAAGAAAATGTTAATGCAATTACAGCAGACAATATAATTGATAATGTTACAGCAATGGGTTTCAGGAGGGACCTTGTAAGAGCTTGTGTCACGGAATTGACGGTAAACGGGTCTCCTGTGGATCTGAACGCTGTGCTTGATAGTATTATGAAGTGGAAATGA